One part of the Pogoniulus pusillus isolate bPogPus1 unplaced genomic scaffold, bPogPus1.pri scaffold_47_arrow_ctg1, whole genome shotgun sequence genome encodes these proteins:
- the LOC135174148 gene encoding olfactory receptor 14A16-like has translation MSNSSSITEFLLLSFADTQQLQLLHFCLFLATYLAALLGNSLIITTIAWHHHLHTPMYFFLLNLALLDLGTISTTVPKSLGNSLWHSRTISYTGCVLQLFFFAFIISAEYFLLTIMAYDRYVAICRPLHYGTLLGSRACAHMAAATWACGFLSALLHTANTFSLPLCQGNAVHQFFCEIPQILKLSCSTAYLREVWLIVVSVCLVFGCFVFIVVSYVQIFRAVLRMPSQQGRHKAFATCLPHMVVVSLFVSTVTFSHLKPHSISSPTLDLVLAVLYSVVPPAVNPLIYSLRNQELKAALSKLLPGCFQKQ, from the coding sequence atgtccaacagcagctccatcactgagttcctcctcctgtcatttgcagacactcagcagctgcagctgctgcacttctgcctcttcctggccacctacctggctgccctcctgggcaacagcctcatcatcaccaccatcgcctggcaccaccacctgcacacccccatgtacttcttcctcctcaacctCGCCCTCCTTGATCTGGGCACCATCTCCACCACTGTGCCCAAGTCCCTGGGCAATTCCCTGTGGCACTCCAGGACCATCTCTTACACAGGATGTGTTCTCCAGCTCTTCTTCTTTGCATTCATCATTTCAGCAGAGTATTTTCTCCTCACCATCATGGCCTACGACCGCTACgttgccatctgcagacccctgcactatggcaccctcctgggcagcagagcttgtgcccacatggcagcagctACCTGGGCCTGTGGCTttctcagtgctctgctgcacacagccaatacattttccctgcccctctgccagggcaatgcTGTGCACCAGTTCTTCTGTGAGATCCCCCAGATCCtcaagctctcctgctccacagcctaccTCAGGGAAGTTTGGCTCATTGTGGTCAGTGTCTGTTTAGTCTTTGGCTGCTTTGTGTTCATTGTGGTGTCCTATGTGCAGAtcttcagggcagtgctgaggatgccctctcagcagggacgccacaaagcctttgccacctgCCTCCCACACATGGTTGTGGTCTCCCTGTTTGTCAGCACTGTCACTTTTTCTCACCTGAAGCCCCACTCCATCTCTTCCCCAACCCTGGATCTGGTGCTTGCAGTTCTGTACTCAgtggtgcctccagcagtgaaccctctcatctacagcctgaggaaccaggagctgaaggctgccctgagcaaactgctccctggatgctttcagaagcaataa